One genomic window of Streptomyces sp. NBC_01276 includes the following:
- the rplB gene encoding 50S ribosomal protein L2 translates to MGIRKYKPTTPGRRGSSVADFVEITRSTPEKSLVRPLHSKGGRNNTGRITVRHQGGGHKRAYRVIDFRRHDKDGVPAKVAHIEYDPNRTARIALLHYADGEKRYIIAPKALKQGDRIENGPTADIKPGNNLALRNIPVGTTIHAIELRPGGGAKFARSAGASVQLLAKEGTMAHLRMPSGEIRLVDARCRATVGEVGNAEQSNINWGKAGRMRWKGVRPSVRGVAMNPVDHPHGGGEGKTSGGRHPVSPWGQKEGRTRSPKKASSKYIVRRRKTNKKR, encoded by the coding sequence ATGGGTATCCGCAAGTACAAGCCGACGACCCCGGGCCGTCGTGGCTCCAGCGTCGCCGACTTTGTCGAGATCACGCGGTCCACGCCGGAGAAGTCGCTGGTTCGCCCGCTGCACAGCAAGGGCGGCCGTAACAACACCGGTCGGATCACCGTTCGCCACCAGGGTGGTGGACACAAGCGCGCCTACCGCGTGATCGACTTCCGTCGTCACGACAAGGACGGCGTGCCGGCCAAGGTCGCGCACATCGAGTACGACCCCAACCGCACCGCGCGCATCGCGCTCCTGCACTACGCGGACGGCGAGAAGCGCTACATCATCGCGCCGAAGGCTCTGAAGCAGGGCGACCGGATTGAGAACGGCCCCACGGCCGACATCAAGCCCGGTAACAACCTTGCGCTCCGCAACATCCCGGTCGGTACCACGATCCACGCGATCGAGCTCCGTCCCGGTGGCGGCGCCAAGTTCGCGCGTTCGGCTGGTGCCTCCGTGCAGCTGCTGGCGAAGGAGGGCACCATGGCCCACCTCCGCATGCCGTCGGGCGAGATCCGTCTCGTCGACGCGCGCTGCCGCGCCACGGTCGGCGAGGTCGGCAACGCCGAGCAGTCGAACATCAACTGGGGCAAGGCCGGCCGCATGCGCTGGAAGGGCGTTCGCCCGTCCGTCCGCGGTGTCGCGATGAACCCGGTTGACCACCCGCACGGTGGTGGTGAGGGCAAGACCAGTGGTGGTCGCCACCCGGTCTCCCCGTGGGGTCAGAAGGAGGGT
- the rplW gene encoding 50S ribosomal protein L23 — protein sequence MSDATVTSKTFTDPRDLLIKPVVSEKSYALLDENKYTFIVAPGSNKTQIKQAVEAVFSVKVTGVNTINRQGKRKRTKTGFGKRADTKRAIVTLAEGDRIDIFGGQAS from the coding sequence ACCAGCAAGACCTTCACCGACCCGCGCGACCTGCTGATCAAGCCGGTTGTCTCGGAGAAGAGCTACGCGCTGCTCGACGAGAACAAGTACACGTTCATCGTCGCGCCCGGCTCGAACAAGACCCAGATCAAGCAGGCTGTGGAAGCGGTCTTCTCGGTCAAGGTCACCGGGGTCAACACGATCAACCGTCAGGGTAAGCGCAAGCGCACCAAGACCGGTTTCGGCAAGCGCGCTGACACCAAGCGCGCCATCGTGACCCTCGCTGAGGGCGACCGAATCGACATCTTCGGCGGCCAGGCCTCCTAA